A section of the Streptomyces sp. SLBN-118 genome encodes:
- the opcA gene encoding glucose-6-phosphate dehydrogenase assembly protein OpcA — MKIDLTDTTSGKINKSLVQGRRAIGTPAVGMVLTLVIVTDEENAYDALRAANEASREHPSRTLVVIKRVSRSPRDRAKARLDAEVRVGADAGTGETVVLRLYGEVVNHAQSVVLPLLLPDAPVVAWWPVNSPTDPASDPLGALAQRRVTDTYASERPVDELTARAEAYTPGDTDLSWTRITPWRSMLAAALDQVTCEVTSVEVEGEEFNPSCELLAMWLADRLNVPVKRSLSSGPGLTAVRMETSTGQIVLGRPDGSLATLSIQGQPDRAVALKRRETAELIAEELRRLDPDDTYASALRFGVDRLADGEDGAADTPKSAEKSATAKKAAQAKKAAAK; from the coding sequence ATGAAGATCGACCTTACGGACACCACCTCCGGCAAGATCAACAAGTCCCTGGTGCAGGGGCGCCGCGCGATCGGCACCCCTGCCGTCGGCATGGTGCTCACCCTCGTCATCGTCACCGACGAGGAGAACGCCTACGACGCGCTGAGGGCCGCGAACGAGGCCTCCCGTGAGCACCCCTCACGCACCCTCGTCGTCATCAAGCGCGTCTCGCGCTCGCCGCGCGACCGGGCCAAGGCACGCCTGGACGCCGAGGTGCGCGTCGGCGCGGACGCGGGCACCGGCGAGACGGTGGTGCTCCGGCTGTACGGCGAGGTCGTCAACCACGCCCAGTCGGTGGTCCTGCCGCTGCTGCTGCCCGACGCGCCGGTCGTGGCCTGGTGGCCGGTGAACTCGCCGACCGACCCGGCCAGCGATCCGCTGGGCGCGCTGGCGCAGCGCCGCGTCACGGACACGTACGCCTCCGAGCGGCCGGTGGACGAACTGACGGCCCGCGCCGAGGCCTACACCCCGGGCGACACCGATCTGTCCTGGACCAGGATCACGCCGTGGCGCTCCATGCTCGCGGCCGCCCTGGACCAGGTGACCTGCGAGGTCACATCGGTCGAGGTGGAGGGCGAGGAGTTCAACCCGAGCTGCGAACTGCTCGCCATGTGGCTCGCCGACCGGCTGAACGTACCGGTGAAGCGCTCGCTGTCCTCCGGTCCGGGCCTCACTGCCGTACGGATGGAGACCAGCACCGGACAGATCGTGCTCGGCCGTCCGGACGGTTCGCTCGCGACGCTGTCCATCCAGGGGCAGCCGGACCGGGCGGTCGCGCTCAAGCGGCGTGAAACGGCCGAGCTGATCGCGGAGGAACTGCGGCGGCTCGACCCGGACGACACCTACGCCTCGGCACTGCGGTTCGGCGTCGACCGGCTGGCCGACGGGGAGGACGGCGCGGCCGACACGCCCAAGTCCGCCGAGAAGTCCGCCACTGCGAAGAAGGCCGCGCAGGCCAAGAAGGCGGCCGCGAAGTGA
- the zwf gene encoding glucose-6-phosphate dehydrogenase — protein sequence MSGIGGANPLRDAADRRLPRIAGPSGLVIFGVTGDLSRKKLMPAIYDLANRGLLPPGFSLIGFARREWKHEDFAQEVHDAVKSHARTPFREEVWQQLIQGMRFVQGDFGDDDAFETLKSTIEDLDKEQGTGGNFAFYLSVPPKFFPKVVQQLKKHGLADQTDGSWRRAVIEKPFGHDLVSAMELNQVVHEVFPANEVFRIDHYLGKETVQNILALRFANTLFEPIWNRSYVDHVQITMAEDIGIGGRAGYYDGIGAARDVIQNHLLQLLALTAMEEPASFDADALAAEKTKVLGAVKLPKDLATGTVRAQYAAGWQGGEKAVGYLQEDGIDPKSKTDTYAAVKLEIDNRRWAGVPFYLRTGKRLGRRVTEIAVVFQRAPHSPFDRTATQELGQNALVIRVQPDEGVTMRFGSKVPGTSMEVRDVSMDFAYGESFTESSPEAYERLILDVLLGDSNLFPRLAEVELSWKILDPIEQFWDKHGKPAQYQAGTWGPVEADEMLARDGRSWRRP from the coding sequence TTGTCCGGTATTGGCGGAGCCAACCCGCTCCGTGACGCCGCAGACCGACGGCTCCCGCGTATCGCGGGGCCGTCGGGCCTGGTCATCTTTGGCGTTACGGGCGATTTGTCACGTAAAAAGTTGATGCCTGCCATCTACGACCTGGCCAATCGCGGCCTGCTGCCGCCGGGCTTCTCGCTCATCGGCTTCGCCCGCCGCGAGTGGAAGCACGAGGACTTCGCCCAGGAGGTCCACGACGCCGTCAAGTCCCACGCCCGTACGCCGTTCCGCGAGGAGGTCTGGCAGCAGCTCATCCAGGGGATGCGCTTCGTCCAGGGCGATTTCGGCGACGACGACGCCTTCGAGACGCTGAAGTCCACCATCGAGGACCTGGACAAGGAGCAGGGCACCGGCGGCAATTTCGCCTTCTACCTCTCTGTGCCGCCGAAATTCTTCCCCAAGGTCGTCCAGCAGCTCAAGAAGCACGGCCTGGCCGACCAGACGGACGGCTCCTGGCGCCGCGCGGTCATCGAGAAGCCCTTCGGCCACGACCTCGTCTCCGCCATGGAGCTCAACCAGGTGGTGCACGAGGTCTTCCCGGCCAACGAGGTCTTCCGGATCGACCACTACCTCGGCAAGGAGACGGTCCAGAACATCCTGGCGCTGCGGTTCGCCAACACGCTCTTCGAGCCGATCTGGAACCGCTCGTACGTCGACCATGTCCAGATCACCATGGCCGAGGACATCGGCATCGGCGGCCGCGCCGGCTACTACGACGGCATCGGCGCCGCCCGTGACGTCATCCAGAACCACCTGCTCCAGTTGCTCGCGCTGACCGCGATGGAGGAGCCCGCCTCCTTCGACGCGGACGCGCTCGCGGCCGAGAAGACCAAGGTACTCGGCGCGGTGAAGCTGCCCAAGGACCTGGCCACCGGCACCGTGCGCGCGCAGTACGCCGCGGGCTGGCAGGGCGGCGAGAAGGCCGTCGGCTACCTCCAGGAAGACGGCATCGACCCCAAGTCGAAGACCGACACCTACGCGGCCGTCAAGCTGGAGATCGACAACCGCCGCTGGGCGGGCGTCCCGTTCTATCTCCGTACCGGCAAGCGGCTCGGCCGCAGGGTCACCGAGATCGCGGTGGTCTTCCAGCGCGCCCCGCACTCCCCCTTCGACCGCACGGCCACCCAGGAGCTGGGGCAGAACGCCCTGGTGATCCGGGTCCAGCCGGACGAGGGTGTGACGATGCGGTTCGGCTCGAAGGTGCCGGGCACCTCGATGGAGGTCCGGGATGTCTCGATGGACTTCGCGTACGGCGAGTCCTTCACCGAATCCAGCCCCGAGGCGTACGAGCGCCTCATCCTCGACGTCCTGCTCGGCGACTCCAACCTCTTCCCGAGGCTGGCCGAGGTCGAGCTCTCCTGGAAGATCCTGGACCCGATCGAGCAGTTCTGGGACAAGCACGGCAAGCCCGCGCAGTACCAGGCCGGTACGTGGGGCCCGGTCGAGGCGGACGAAATGCTCGCACGAGACGGACGGAGCTGGCGTCGGCCATGA
- the tal gene encoding transaldolase: MTDALKRLSDEGVAIWLDDLSRKRITSGNLAELIDQQHVVGVTTNPSIFQKAISHGDGYEQQLADLAVRKVTVEEAVRMITTADVRDAADILRPVFDATGGQDGRVSIEVDPRLAHNTPATIAEAKQLAWLVDRPNTLIKIPATKAGLPAITEVIGKGISVNVTLIFSLERYREVMDAYLAGLEKAKAAGLDLSKIQSVASFFVSRVDTEIDKRLDALGTPEAKEARGKAAVANARLAYEAYEEVFSSDRWSALDKAQANKQRPLWASTGVKDPSYKDTLYVDDLVAPGTVNTMPEATLDATADHGEITGDAVRGTYEQARADLDAVAKLGISYDDVVQVLEDEGVEKFAVSWNDLLKSTEAELRRLAPSEG; the protein is encoded by the coding sequence ATGACAGACGCACTCAAGCGCCTCTCCGACGAAGGCGTCGCGATCTGGCTCGACGACCTGTCCCGCAAGCGGATCACGTCCGGCAATCTCGCCGAACTGATCGACCAGCAGCACGTCGTGGGCGTCACCACCAACCCCTCGATCTTCCAGAAGGCGATCTCGCACGGTGACGGTTACGAGCAGCAGCTCGCCGACCTCGCCGTGCGCAAGGTGACCGTCGAGGAAGCCGTACGCATGATCACGACGGCGGACGTCCGCGACGCCGCCGACATCCTGCGCCCGGTCTTCGACGCCACCGGCGGCCAGGACGGCCGGGTCTCCATCGAGGTCGACCCGCGCCTGGCGCACAACACCCCGGCCACGATCGCCGAGGCCAAGCAGCTGGCCTGGCTGGTGGACCGTCCCAACACCCTCATCAAGATCCCGGCGACAAAGGCCGGTCTGCCGGCGATCACCGAGGTCATCGGCAAGGGCATCAGCGTCAATGTCACGCTGATCTTCTCGCTGGAGCGCTACCGCGAGGTCATGGACGCCTACCTGGCCGGTCTGGAGAAGGCCAAGGCCGCAGGCCTGGACCTGTCCAAGATCCAGTCCGTCGCCTCGTTCTTCGTGTCCCGCGTGGACACCGAGATCGACAAGCGTCTGGACGCGCTGGGCACGCCCGAGGCGAAGGAGGCCCGCGGAAAGGCGGCCGTCGCCAACGCCCGTCTGGCCTACGAGGCGTACGAAGAGGTCTTCAGCAGCGACCGCTGGTCCGCGCTCGACAAGGCGCAGGCCAATAAGCAGCGTCCGCTGTGGGCCTCGACCGGCGTCAAGGACCCGTCGTACAAGGACACGCTGTACGTCGACGACCTGGTCGCGCCCGGCACGGTGAACACCATGCCGGAGGCCACCCTCGACGCCACCGCCGACCACGGCGAGATCACCGGTGACGCCGTGCGCGGCACCTACGAGCAGGCGCGTGCCGACCTCGACGCGGTCGCGAAGCTCGGGATCTCCTACGACGATGTCGTCCAGGTCCTCGAGGACGAGGGTGTCGAGAAGTTCGCCGTGTCCTGGAACGACCTGCTCAAGTCGACCGAGGCCGAACTCAGGCGCCTCGCTCCTTCGGAGGGCTGA
- the tkt gene encoding transketolase, translating to MSTKPTTTDLEWTDLDQRAVDTVRVLAMDSVQKVGNGHPGTAMSLAPAAYVLFQKLMRHDPADADWTGRDRFVLSAGHSSLTLYIQLYLAGYGLELDDLKAFRMWGSKTPGHPEYGHTTGVETTTGPLGQGVANAVGMAMSARYERGLFDPDAAPGTSPFDHTIWAIAGDGCLQEGISAEASSLAGHQKLGNLVLLWDDNHISIEGDTETAVSEDTLKRYEAYGWHVQRVEQLPSGDLDPAGLYRALKAAQAETERPSFIAARSIIAWPAPHAQNTEAAHGSALGDEEVAATKRVLGFDPEKSFEVSEAVLAHTREALDRGREARGEWEKTFAAWRTANPQRAAEFDRIRAGELPAGWEEKLPEFETGKGVATRAASGKILQALGAVIPELWGGSADLAGSNNTTIDKTSSFLPDGNPLPGADKYGRTIHFGIREHAMAATMNGITLHGNTRVYGGTFLVFSDYMRNAVRLAALMHLPVTHVWTHDSIGLGEDGPTHQPIEHLASLRAIPGLNVVRPADANETAIAWREILKRYTKKFGVGAPHGLALTRQGVPTYERNEEAAKGGYVMFDAEGGKPEVVLIGTGSEVQLAVEAREQLQAAGIPTRVVSMPCVEWFEEQDQQYRDSVLPPAVKARVAVEAGIGLTWHRFVGDAGRIVSLEHFGASADGKVLFREFGFTGDAVAAAARESLEAAAR from the coding sequence GTGAGCACCAAGCCGACCACCACAGACCTCGAGTGGACCGATCTGGACCAGCGGGCTGTTGATACCGTCCGCGTCCTGGCCATGGATTCCGTACAGAAGGTCGGCAACGGCCACCCCGGTACGGCCATGAGCCTCGCGCCCGCCGCCTATGTGCTGTTCCAGAAGCTGATGCGGCACGACCCCGCCGACGCGGACTGGACCGGCCGCGACCGTTTCGTGCTGTCCGCCGGGCACTCGTCGCTGACGCTCTACATCCAGCTCTACCTGGCCGGGTACGGCCTTGAGCTGGACGATCTCAAGGCGTTCAGGATGTGGGGCTCCAAGACCCCCGGCCACCCGGAATACGGGCACACGACGGGCGTCGAGACGACGACCGGCCCGCTCGGCCAGGGTGTCGCCAACGCGGTGGGCATGGCCATGTCCGCCCGCTACGAGCGCGGCCTGTTCGACCCGGACGCCGCTCCGGGCACCTCCCCGTTCGACCACACCATCTGGGCCATCGCGGGCGACGGCTGCCTCCAGGAGGGCATCTCCGCGGAGGCGTCCTCGCTGGCCGGGCACCAGAAGCTGGGCAACCTGGTGCTGCTGTGGGACGACAACCACATCTCCATCGAGGGCGACACGGAGACGGCCGTCTCCGAGGACACCCTCAAGCGGTACGAGGCATACGGCTGGCATGTGCAGCGCGTCGAGCAGCTGCCGAGCGGCGACCTCGACCCGGCCGGTCTCTATCGTGCTCTGAAGGCGGCGCAGGCCGAGACCGAGCGCCCCTCCTTCATCGCGGCCCGCTCGATCATCGCCTGGCCCGCCCCGCACGCGCAGAACACCGAGGCCGCGCACGGCTCGGCGCTCGGCGACGAGGAGGTCGCGGCCACGAAGCGCGTCCTGGGCTTCGACCCGGAGAAGAGCTTCGAGGTCTCCGAGGCCGTCCTCGCGCACACCCGTGAGGCACTCGACCGCGGCCGTGAGGCGCGGGGCGAGTGGGAGAAGACCTTCGCCGCGTGGCGTACCGCCAACCCGCAGCGCGCCGCCGAGTTCGACCGGATCCGCGCGGGCGAGCTGCCCGCGGGCTGGGAGGAGAAGCTGCCGGAGTTCGAGACCGGCAAGGGTGTCGCCACCCGCGCCGCCTCCGGCAAGATCCTCCAGGCGCTGGGCGCGGTCATCCCCGAGCTGTGGGGCGGCTCCGCCGACCTGGCCGGCTCGAACAACACGACGATCGACAAGACGTCCTCGTTCCTGCCCGACGGCAACCCGCTGCCGGGCGCGGACAAGTACGGCCGCACGATCCACTTCGGCATCCGCGAGCACGCCATGGCCGCGACCATGAACGGCATCACGCTGCACGGCAACACCCGTGTCTACGGCGGCACTTTCCTGGTGTTCTCCGACTACATGCGCAACGCCGTGCGGCTCGCCGCGCTGATGCACCTGCCCGTGACGCACGTGTGGACGCACGACTCGATCGGTCTCGGCGAGGACGGTCCGACCCACCAGCCCATCGAGCATCTGGCCTCGCTGCGCGCCATCCCGGGCCTGAACGTCGTCCGCCCGGCCGACGCGAACGAGACCGCGATCGCCTGGCGCGAGATCCTCAAGCGCTACACCAAGAAGTTCGGCGTGGGCGCCCCGCACGGCCTCGCACTGACCCGCCAGGGTGTGCCGACGTACGAGCGCAACGAGGAAGCCGCCAAGGGCGGTTACGTGATGTTCGACGCCGAGGGCGGCAAGCCCGAGGTGGTCCTCATCGGTACCGGCTCCGAGGTGCAGCTCGCCGTCGAGGCGCGCGAGCAGCTGCAGGCCGCGGGCATCCCTACCCGGGTCGTCTCGATGCCGTGTGTCGAGTGGTTCGAGGAGCAGGACCAGCAGTACCGCGACTCGGTGCTGCCGCCGGCCGTGAAGGCTCGCGTGGCAGTCGAGGCCGGTATCGGTCTGACCTGGCACCGTTTCGTGGGAGACGCCGGTCGCATCGTTTCGCTGGAGCACTTCGGCGCTTCGGCCGACGGCAAGGTTCTCTTCCGTGAGTTCGGCTTCACTGGCGATGCGGTGGCCGCTGCCGCGCGGGAATCTCTTGAGGCCGCGGCGCGCTGA